One segment of Urocitellus parryii isolate mUroPar1 chromosome 5, mUroPar1.hap1, whole genome shotgun sequence DNA contains the following:
- the LOC144254960 gene encoding olfactory receptor 6C6-like → MKNQSVEIEFILLGLTDDPLLQIMIFLFLFFNYILSLMGNLIIILLTLLDSRLKTPMYFFLRNFSFLEILFTTVCIPRFLINILTGDKTISYSGCATQLFFFFLLGVTEFYLLAAMSYDRYVAICKPLHYPVIMNSRVCYLLVLSSWVAGFLNIFPPLLMLLKLDFCASKVIGHFLCEASVLQISCTDTRFIELMAFVLVVLTLVITLLLVILSYTFIIITILKFPSGQQRRKAFSTCSSHMVVVSITYGSCIFIYMKPSAKERVTLIKDVAVLNTSVSPLLNPFIYTLRNQQVKEALKHMLQRFCSFQQKTVFRHK, encoded by the coding sequence atgaagaatcaATCAGTGGAGATAGAGTTTATTTTGCTTGGACTCACAGATGACCCTCTGCTACAGATTATGattttcctgtttctatttttcaattatatcttGAGCCTGATGGGGAACTTAATCATCAtcctcctcaccctgctggaTTCCCGTCTCAAGACTCCAATGTATTTCTTCCTTCgaaatttttccttcttagaaaTTTTGTTTACAACAGTCTGCATTCCACGGTTCCTGATAAACATTCTCACTGGAGACAAAACAATTTCCTACAGTGGTTGTGCAActcagttattcttttttttcctgttagggGTTACAGAGTTTtacctcctggctgccatgtcctatgaccgctatgtaGCCATCTGCAAACCTCTGCATTACCCAGTCATTATGAACAGCAGAGTATGCTACCTACTGGTGCTCAGCTCCTGGGTAGCTGGATTCTTAAACATCTTCCCCCCTTTGCTCATGCTACTCAAGCTGGATTTCTGTGCTTCCAAAGTGATCGGTCACTTCCTGTGTGAAGCTTCTGTCCTCCAGATCTCTTGCACAGATACACGTTTCATAGAATTAATGGCTTTTGTCTTAGTTGTGTTGACACTTGTCATCACATTGTTATTAGTGATCCTCTCCTACACATTCATCATCATAACTATTCTCAAATTCCCTTCTGGTCAACAACGAAGGAAGGCTTTTTCCACCTGCTCCTCACACATGGTAGTTGTCTCTATTACTTATGGaagttgtatattcatatatatgaagcCATCAGCAAAAGAAAGGGTGACTTTAATTAAAGATGTAGCTGTGCTCAATACCTCTGTTTCTCCTTTACTCAACCCTTTCATTTACACCCTTAGGAACCAGCAGGTGAAAGAAGCTCTTAAGCATATGCTCCAAAGGTTTTGTTCTTTTCAACAAAAGACAGTGTTTAGACATAAATAA